Genomic segment of Xenopus laevis strain J_2021 chromosome 4S, Xenopus_laevis_v10.1, whole genome shotgun sequence:
AATACAGTATGTTCAGAACAGACATTTGTAGGGCTTCATAGGGTCGTAGTCTGCAGACAGacaaatttattaaaacactCTGCATGGCACAGGAATAAGAAAGTCATGTCAGCACTGGTAAGGAAGCTTCCATAAATGATCTCTGGCATCATATGGCTGACTCCCTTCGATAGGAAATATTATCTAATGCCATTGAGGCCTGGAGACGGTCTAGCTCCATGTGACTTCCCATGACATGTAACACGCCTTCATCTGGCACACCACCAACTGCTTCTtcatcttcatcttcttcttGGCTCAAAAGAGCTAGTTCATTCTCATAGCAAAAGGCGCTCGGAGAAGGTAATACGGTAATGCGACTTTCGTGCAGTTCCCGAGCACTGCATACAGGAGTACCTGGAACTTGGTAGGTCTTATGGAAATGGGAATAGTCCACTTTGTAGTGATTTTTCTCCTCAAATACTACAGGCTCAAAACGTTGTCCCCAGCGTATCTCACTAGCTAGATAGGAGCTGCGGGCTTGAGTGGTCATAGCTGTGGCTTCAACCATACCTTCCAAAATGACAACAATCTCAAAGTCCTCTCCCTCCAGCTGCTCTTTACCCATTGTATAGAATGGGCTTTCCTCATCAATCTCATGAACAATAATAATGGGTGAGACTAAAAAGATGCGGTCTAAACCACTGTCATATCCTACATTTAGGTCTCGTTGATTCACAGGTAGATATTCACCTTCTTGGGTAACATAGGGTCGAACCAGTTGTGCCCGCACATGAGCTTCCACAATGTGGCTTTTACGGAGGTTACCTACCCTCCACATTAAGCAGAGCTTACCGTCTCTTAGTGCAATGACAGCATGGTGACTGAATAGCAATGTCTGAGCCCTCTTCTTAGGTCGAGCCATTTTTGCCATTATTGTTCCAATCATGAAGGAGTCAATCAGGCATCCAAGTATTGACTGAGCCACAACAGCAAGAATGGCTAATGGGCATTCTTCTGTTACGTAACGAAATCCATAACCTATAGTAGTCTGTGTTTCTACAGAAAAGAGAAATGCTTCCACAAAACTGTTGACATGCATCAGACATGGCTTTAGTGGTCCTTGCCTACCTCCACCTATCACTCCACTGCTAGTGCCCAGATCCCCATGCAGGAAAGCAATGCaccagaaaaggaaggcaaagaCTAGCCAGGAGGCCAAGAAAGTGGCAGAGAAGATGAGCAGCATGTAACGCCAACGGGTGTCTACACAGGTAGTGAAGATATCTGCCATGTAACGCTGTGACTTGTTGCTAAGGTTAGCAAAGTAGACATTGCACTGACCATTCTTTTTTACAAAACGGTTGCGCTGTTTTCGCCGTGAGTGGGGATGGTGGAGAGAAGATGTCCAGTTACCGTTAAGACCCAAAGACGGCATGTGAAGACCTTCCTCATCAGTTGACACAATGCTGTACCTACttcaagagaaagagagaaaaatataattaaataggtGTAAATCTTTTGTTTGGCACATATTATTTATCTGATCACTATTTGGTCATAAATATCAGTAAGAGACACTAGGAAAAGTATAATGCGAATAGATTTCAACTTGGGACTTTTAGCCAAACAAGAGATGAATACTGTGTTATCCTAAAGCCTCTTCAACTGTTTGTAACTACATATTTCAGGGTTGTTATTAAAGCTAGGAAGAGACAGAAAGAGAATAAGAAAAAGCAAACACAGAATAGGAGATGGAAGAACAAGGTTTTGATGGGGAGAAGAACACGGAAGAGAAGGGAAAGACAGTGTAGAGAAGATTTGTGTATGAAAGGAAGAAGAAGGGAAGGACAATCAAAGACAAAGGGGAAGGAATGTTGGGAAGAAACATTAATGCTAAAAGTAGGGGTTGTAAAAACATTTTGGTACACTGTACCTCAAATTTCTCTGAAATGAAGGACCTTTGCAACATGGTGTTAGGATATTTAAAGTTACTAGAGCTCATTTATGACATACAAAGTGTTAAAACAAGTATTGACCCTATTCAGAAAAGTACTTGTATCAAAACATGATCCTTTGCAACGTTCATTCTTTAGTCTGCTCTGGTGAAATATGGTAGATGAATTGCATAGGGCAAAACCTAAATGCAGCCCTGGTCAATAGCTGCAACTGCCTTGCTCCAAGTGAATCCgctattatttttcattatttcaccATAGAAATGACTGAAAAACAGCAGTCCCTACAATTTAGTGTGTGCCTGGAATAAAgttgcagaaaacatgcatataAAAGTCTGCTTTTTAAAATGACCTGCCATGGTTTCTTTTTGCATGTGTGAATTTCTCATAATGCCTTGTCATATTCATGTGTCAGagatctttttctggctgtgtaAATAAAGATGCCTCCATGTACAAACAGCACTGAGCCAAGTGAAGTGGATTGGCATGTGCAACTGTTGAGTTCATTGGGATAAACATATTGTTTTTACTGCCTATCGCATCTCCCTCCAATGTTCAAATCAGCTCATAATAATAATGCAAGACAATGTTCTTCATGATCTAAAAATAGGGCTTTTATATAgaaactgtatataatatatctaaTTGTCTTATCATATTCCACCTAAGACCTGGGCTGAGAGGGGTATTCAGAACATACAAAGAAATCAGAACTGGGGGACCCTTCTCTTCACCTCTCTTCATCTTATGTAACACAGAATCCTATTTTTTGCTCTCAGAGGTTTCATAGCAAGAACCATCTGTGACTGTTACACACTCAGCACAACTCTGTTACCACGGCAACTTACTGCCCTGGTGGCGTCTAACAGGAGCTCAGGCCTGTAATTTTGGCATCAGTCTCAGGCAGGGACACAACAGGGGACCCACTGCACCTTCTCCTTTCGCATCCCCCACCTCGAGGCCCACGCAACCCTGACTCATCCTTCTGAAATAGGAAAATGATGTCATCTTCATGACATCATGATGAAATGATGGGGGAAAAAGTGGTGGTGAAGGAGTTAACAAATGCAATCAGCTGTTTGATTTATAATCTACTGAGGAACTCTGCTGGGTATTAAGGTTACTCCCATTCCAACCCTATTGTTAACTGTAGCCACAATTTCTCATTTCTAGACTCCTGCTCAGTTGGAAAAGTCTGTAACAATGAAAATTTACTGGGGGTGGGGTTTAAAAGAGAAATCAGcaacaaaaatgaataaacagaACAGTAGCAGCGAGAGCTAACTGTAGTCTATAGCTAAACCTTGCAGTGTATTAAAATCCAGCAATGGTGCAGATCACACCTCCATTTCAAAGGTTCCCTAGCACCTTGCATCCCCAATTATTTGCTCCTTTTTATCTGCTTTGCacacttatttttttctaaatgagcttgtttaaaggaaaactataccccccaaacaatgtaggtctctattaaaagatactgagtaaaacagctcatgtgtaaaaccctgcttcatgtaaatgaaccattatcataataatatacttttttagtagtatgtgccattgggtaatcataaatagaaaattgccatttaaaaaataagggccgccctctgAGATCGtaaaattcactgtgcacacatacaaaccacatgtaaggtcacatgagccaattaacagacagatttctgccttttgcttcctcacttcttcctgtttcagttagagttgtagtatttctggtcaggtgatctctgaggcagcacagatagagtcacgaaatggtggttcaaggcaagagatgtaaaagggcaatatttatgtaaatctatattccagtttggtaagattctttaatatgtcattcaatttgatataaactatctgttgctttagtgttcattttgggggtatagttttactttaaggggtggttcccttttttaatgtttctgctacttttcattactacTTTTTCTATTTagtcccactcctattcatatactccagtctcttatttaaatcaacgcatgattgctagggtaattttgagattagcaaccagagtgctgaaattaaaaaaacaagcaggagagctgctgaatagaaagctaaataactcaaaaacaaaaaataataatgaaaaccaattgcagattgcctcagaatatcaccctctacatcattctaaaagtttatttaaaggtgaacaatcgcTTTAAGGTTCAAGTATTGGGGTATTCAGAACATCCCTTATGTTTGTGTTCATACATTAAGGGACAtattgaatttgtgaattttgtgagggtttttctacctcggataaactcaaattttgaatgtttgagtatttatgaaaaaatgcaaatgtcaAAAACGCAAATGAAAAATGAGGAAAAAACTCTAATGCTTGATTAAtgtcctgaaaaaaactcaaatcgctcaaATTGAAGGGGTTTAtgtcccaaaaactcaaattgagttttcagatgaaaaccctcaaatcaacaaaaaaaactttgcctaggacaactcccattgccttctacatgaccttgccagctttagatggcaaatttttacattcaatttttcgAGTCTAtttagcttaataaataccaCACATTCAAATGTTTGAAAATATAACTCGAATGTGTCAGTTTGGGTGCAAAAACTATTCGAatcatagaaaaaaatcaaatccgatttttgataaatctgccccgaataGTAACAATTGCATATTGAAAAAGTTTACATTTATGAGGATAATAGGACATCATCTTcataaatctgttttttcaaaCTATAGAATATATGACACTGGCTAGGTAATAAAAAGCCATTTAAAGGGCAGCAGGTGTAGGGCATGTGCACACAACTGGATGGCTAGTCGCATCATGGATGTGTTTCATATTGGCTTCTCAATGTTAGGACTCTGTTACCAGACACAAATGCTATGTGCTTACtgatgcaaaataatataaagcGATTGTGCATTCACGAGTTAAAATTTAAATTCCGCTTTGTTAAAAGTTTAAAATACCACAATTaaggattcaatttttttctaattaaattaaTAACTGCATCTAGAATTATGAAATCATCCCGAAATGTTCAGCATTTCCATGGTAACTGATCATATTGGTGAATTTGTGCAGTATCTTCTGTGTGTCTCTTTGCATataactataatttttttctgttcctcaaaaaaaaagaaggcagtcTTTCCTTTACCCCTTCTTTTCACTGTCCCTTTTTATCAGTGGCCCCCATTCACTTTAAAGTTTACTTTAAGGAGTGATTATTATTTAAGTTggtatactgaacttactgtctAACAGTTTGCACTAgctatatacctcccaacattcaggaaatagaaagagggataaaaaattgctgcgctgAGCGCGGAgcaaatgttttgaccatgcccattttgtggccacaccgcctaattaccatgttcattctacaaaatttgtcaggttatgaaagtttctgatattacagttttgctaatgaagttgaattgccctttatgctgcaagtcacagtttctccaagagacctgcttatcttaagggtaaggccacacttggcgatttggggagatttggtcgcctggtgactaatcgcctcgtcctagcggcgaccaatctccccaaatgccttccctcactctgcgccgactaaaatgaaaaaacgccggcgctttcgattcgttttccgaagtcgcccgaagtttcctcatgcttatcttaaattgttataaaagtatctatgagtgcacctgccacatattctgggctctctaaaagccaattaagttagaaccattgtatctttttctggctgttcattgcaggagatcaaagagaaagtcgggacatttcagtaccaaacccaggactgcaggctgagctgtcaaaatcgggacttcCCCaccaaaaacgggacagttgggaggtatgcagctaGGGTATTCCACTGCAATAGAAGCACTAATGGAATCCAGTGCTTGCTATGTTATCTGATCGAATCCAGATTAACTGAAAATCCAAATTTACTAAAAGAGCAACCAAGCTGTGAAGCTGCACCTGTTCTGCATGATTTGGTGCTGGATTTCTGTATTAAGACTTTGCTTTTACTCTGTGTGCTCCTTTGATGTCTTGCCTTGGACTTTGTTTCCTTTGGCTTGTCAGCTGTTCCAGCactatggggaaaatgtaataaaatttgcaaagagaacaaatttgcgaataaaaatttgcatgttgcaatgtacTACAGGGATGGGACtatgggattttctggataatggatctttacataatatggatcttcataccttagaaaactagactagaaaatcatgtaagcactaaataaacccaacaatctggttttgcttccaattaggattaattacagtatatcttagttggtatcaagtacgaggtactgtttgaaaaaaggaaataatatctaaaaatttggataaaatggagtcaatgagaGACCAACTTTCTGTAATCctgaggtttccggataacggatcccatacctgtattcttcattttattgcattgcgaatcttaattgcgcattgcgaaactttaacacctgcttgaaggtggcataaacttttggCACAAACATGACAACTTTTTCATCAAGAAGTTATATTATATACGTTGTGAACTATCGCaagctataaaattcacaatcgttATCTTACTGTCGTGTGAAGGGCAACGTATTCgcaaaggaaacatttttcactttggaaatttaaataaagacttttttcaaatactttccattatttatttttttactgtttttccaaaattgaattttaaagtttaattttcctgtccctggtgtttgagtctggcagctcattaattcaggtgcagactctaaactgttacaattttgcaacattgagttgatacatttctcagcagcatctctggagtattagtaattattgtatcaagtctaacagctgactttaatgaaactcagggattctgctcagcagggccaaagctaagaaatgtatcaactaaatgtatcaattaagaaaagtttacagggtcgtcgacccctcctcccagagctgctttaaaaggtgaacaaagacactttacacttcaaacggtgacacattgaaaatagaaagtaattggaaaaaattggaaaaagtcgttatttctggtgatctattggaaaacaactagttgtttgaaggcgaactacccctttaaatacaagatAATATTAATCAGGGTGAAAAACAATATTCCTGCACTGGTCTTGTTGCTCAGCTTGTGGTTGTGGTGTGGGGGCAGTTGGCCAGTTGATAACCAACATCTGTAATGTCTGCTGTGCAACACTTTGGATAAGTCACCTTTTAAGTGTTGACTGTTCAGTTGCTTCATGAAACTGAAGAATGGTGTTGCTTCTGTTAAGCACAGGGGTCCATTACACAGCAGCCACTTGTTTCTAATGGCTtaatgggatcctgtcatcggaaaacatgtttttttcaaaacacatcagttaatagtgctgctccagcagaattctgcactgaaatccatttctcaaaagagcaaacatatttttttatattcaattttgaaatctgacatggggctagacatcttgtcaatttcccagctgcccctggtcatgtgacttgtgcctgcactttaggagagaaatgctttctggcaggctgctgtttttccttctcaatgtaactgaatgtgtctcagtgggacatgggtttttactattgagtgctgttcttagatctaccaggcagctgttatcttgtgttagggagctgttatctggttaccttctcattgttcttttgtttggttgctggagggaaaagggaggggggtgatatcactccaacttgcagtacagcagtaaagagtgattgaagtttatcagagcacaagtcacatgacttggggcagctgggaaattgacaatatgtctagccccatgtcagatttcaaaattgaatataaaaaaatctgtttgctcttttgagaaatggatttcagtgcagaattctgctggagcagcactattaactgattcattttgaaaaaaatattttttcccatgacagtatccctttactttATGGGACAGTGTGTctacaaacttttcttttttgttggtacATTATACACTATCCGATCATTTAAACTATGATTCATGCCTTACAGACATGCTATTTACAGTGTACATAATAGGACATCCTCTGGCAATTAGATTATCCCACATGAGCTTTCAATGTGTCAGGTCCCAGTTATCAGAACATGTGTTATGCACACATTGTGATTCATTCTGCTCCCTCCCAGTAATCGGCATGCGGGTCTCCACCTTCCTTTCTCCTATGTAAGCTCGGCTGTCCTGCATGCATTCTTAGTCCTCCTTCCACCTCACTGTAACATTCTTCTATACCCTAGCCCTAAAAGTGTAACTTTAAGATTAGAAATGGGTGTAAGAGTTGGGACAATGACACACTGTAGGGGATTATATTTTTAAGTCTAAAagccaaaaactatttttaaatttttactataaaatctgatttcttagtgaaatttttttttcgtgatttattatattccagggatggaaaaagtctgaatctgaaaatcaggcatcttagacctgccgaggttgtatataagtcaatgggagaagtccagaagatatcctgatctgcacttggtatcatgcaataatccaaagattttgtggtttgcaggtaaaaatcccaaaaaaatccgagtttttttgaggaaaatccaaaaaatttgtacgatccgaacgattgagttttttccccgcacactacatttttaacaaaatgtattgataaataaggggaaataaaccgtgaggatttggtcggagtttcagaaataaattagatacatttggattttgataaataactccctgtgtgttttgttttgttgcagctaaaaaacatcagaaaataacttGCTGGCTAGTGGATATTGAATTATAATGATAGTTCTCAGATAAGGTAATTTCTTCTTAGAGCGTTCCAGCTGTTGATAACGATGTCTGTGTACCATCAAGTAGTGAACCATTAAAGAAAATTATCAAACAGCATAAGGCAGTAATTTTAAACTGCATTGTGGGTTTATTTGAAGCTGAGCCCTTTGTTATGTGGagatttttattaaacacacattttaaaagaatCGGACATTTCGGTCCTCAtgaggagttgggtgtcagatattcattgacagttagatccaatatatcttataggggggcttcctttcctagcagatgtattagagcttactcaaataactgattccagtataaacaaaatctaacaaaataactgcacacattctgcatgtagagagacatgatgtctggtgattttaattgagagagctctaatatatcttctaggcagaaggagcccccctataagatatattggatctaactgtcaatgaatatctgacaaccaactgctgcatgaagagagaattaagagaaacagacgTTGAGAGAGGAAAACGTgactatttcagaaatgatgcagaatatttaattgatggtatttagaacgtttcttatttcagtatgatgaagcttatattaagttttcgtgatagttcccatttaacaATTCACACCTACAGTCATGTAATTCAAACAATTAACGCCTGCTGCTACACGTTTCATTCACTCATACAATCATAAAACTTGATTAAAAAATATCCGCCTTACCAAATTACTTGACACAATAGTGATTTCATTACCCTTAAGGGTTTGAATTACAGTTGAAATAAAGAAGCtactcagatgagtagtgaaaatattttttaatgtttactgaGCAAGTTTGGTTGATCTTCACGTGCCACTACTCGATAGCCCAAGCTAAATCGTTTTTAACCAGTGCTGCATTCATTTAGATTAAAATATGAAGTcacttatattgtatataaatgactTAATTGCAGAGCGGCAGTATTCAGTTATTGTAGCCCTCTTCTCTCACCTAACCCTCAGGAAAATATGGATAATTAGGGGACAGAAGAACACATTACCTCAGCTAGTAATAGGGTCACCTGCCTCTAAATGAAACCAAGTATAAAAGCCTAACTATACCCCAACTAAGTCAAGTTAACACATTCGGATTGTGTTAAAGATGGCTGCCTTCTTGCATGAACTGGATTAGTTACTGATAGAACTGGGTTATAGGGTCTAACATCATGTTTGGACAAAGAGGGactgcttattaaaaaaaaaaaaccttacctgcTACGAATAGTATCCATGACAAATGTTGGGAATTCCTGCTCGCTGATACAAGAGGAGAATCTATTTTCTCTGTAGCAAAAGCCGCTCCTCAGCTAAGGCCCTCCCAGGGCGACAATCTGAGACCCAACTGGAGACATGGCAACATCTCACATGTCCATGCTCATTTTCTGAAATGGTGAATGCACTTCAATCTAAAGTCTGAATTTTGCAATACTCCAATACTTGTACGGAAGTTCGCTGTAAAATAAGATCAGTGCTACAAATAAAATAGAGCTGAGATTTAATATAGTACTTTTTTATGAAAAGTACCCTTATTTATGTGATCTTGATTTGCCAGTCTTTGGTTTTAGGTACAGAATGCCGATATCTCAATTCCTTGTTGTCGTCTAGAAACGATTCTTTCAGGGATGCTATGCAATCTGAGTGGTGCCAGCGGTGAGAGCCTTACTTCTCTTGATGTTTCCACACTGAAATACCTGTTTCTTTGCATCAGTGGCAAGACGTTAATAGCAGTATTGAGCTTCAATAAGTCTCTGCGTTAACTTAGTATTAGCACTATAATCTCTTATCAGTCCTCAGGGTAACAATCCACGCTCTTCTCACTGTGGGGGGAGGAAAAATAGCAACAGATAAAAGAATCTGTAAGCCAATTGCCTCTGAAACCATCTGCTGAAATGTGAATGCTAGAAAATGTGAGTTATTTTTATCTGTTTCTTCAGCTTTCAGTTGCATAATAATTCTTGATAGACATTACTGCATATGGAGATGCATTTCAAGGGCTGTGAGAATTAAGAGTGGCTGATATACTGGGATTGTACTAAGCACATTCAAAATGGAGGCCTTGGAGCTTCAGTAGCATAAAAACGACTGGTTAGAAAAACATTTTAGGCTTAAATGTAAACCACTCCCTTACTTATTCATTAACACCCTTGGACATAgtgatatggtgcctatagtggcAGTGAGGATAATTATATGtggaaagggagtgtggctgtgggatagcaggtatagtagggagagacagtgcctatggtagcagtgggataatagtctctgggaagggactgtggctctgAGATaacaggcatagtagggagagatagtgcctatagtagcagtgggataatagtctctgggaagggactgtggctgtgggatagcaggtatattagggagagatggtgcctatagtagcagtgggataatagcctctgagaAGGGAATGTGattgtgggatatcaggtatagtagggagagatggt
This window contains:
- the kcnj4.S gene encoding inward rectifier potassium channel 4 produces the protein MDTIRSSRYSIVSTDEEGLHMPSLGLNGNWTSSLHHPHSRRKQRNRFVKKNGQCNVYFANLSNKSQRYMADIFTTCVDTRWRYMLLIFSATFLASWLVFAFLFWCIAFLHGDLGTSSGVIGGGRQGPLKPCLMHVNSFVEAFLFSVETQTTIGYGFRYVTEECPLAILAVVAQSILGCLIDSFMIGTIMAKMARPKKRAQTLLFSHHAVIALRDGKLCLMWRVGNLRKSHIVEAHVRAQLVRPYVTQEGEYLPVNQRDLNVGYDSGLDRIFLVSPIIIVHEIDEESPFYTMGKEQLEGEDFEIVVILEGMVEATAMTTQARSSYLASEIRWGQRFEPVVFEEKNHYKVDYSHFHKTYQVPGTPVCSARELHESRITVLPSPSAFCYENELALLSQEEDEDEEAVGGVPDEGVLHVMGSHMELDRLQASMALDNISYRRESAI